A single Drechmeria coniospora strain ARSEF 6962 chromosome 03, whole genome shotgun sequence DNA region contains:
- a CDS encoding peptidase family C54, translated as MESAFASLDLGRYRRIVQMFWDPEPANDSSIDLPVWCLGCSYNLASNAPLESGCDDAEVGQQLVQLPMILPPDLPAPKVPAKQTMSDYTTNALDLASIHDSTPESSPSFPTSPSYTDPMPHQGAWPHGFLDDFSSRFWMTYRADFDPIQASSKPSSSSTLPLSIRTKSRMRDQTSFSSDKGWGCMIRSGQSLLANAIALLQLGRAWRRGERLDDERRIVNMFSDDSRAPYSIHNFVRHGAAACALVNAHEPSLRVYSTGDGPDVYVDKFMQVAKPNGSVFHPTIILVGTRLGIDKITPVYWEALIATLQMPQSLGIAGGRPSSSYYFVGAQGLFLFYLDPHHTRRALPYYPDPKQYTTEEVESCHTYRLRNIHIREVDPSMLIGFLIRTEDDWLDWRRCVDHVQGKAIIHVTDHDPTTQVSSGPRSAAVDEVEPLSSDDDDNDTVLLV; from the exons ATGGAGTCTGCTTTTGCCAGTCTGGACCTCGGTCGCTATAGGCGCATCGTTCAAATGTTCTGGGACCCCGAACCCGCCAATGATTCCTCGATCGATCTACCTGTTTGGTGTCTAGGCTGTTCGTACAACCTTGCCAGCAACGCTCCACTGGAGTCTGGATGTGACGATGCAGAGGTCGGTCAACAGCTTGTCCAACTCCCCATGATATTACCACCTGACTTACCAGCACCGAAGGTACCGGCCAAACAAACAATGTCCGATTACACCACAAACGCGCTTGATTTAGCCAGCATCCATGATTCAACACCCGAATCTTCGCCCAGCTTTCCCACGTCCCCATCATACACTGACCCGATGCCACACCAAGGCGCCTGGCCACATGGGTTTCTGGATGATTTTAGCTCAAGGTTTTGGATGACATACAGAGCAGATTTTGATCCCATACAGGCGTCTAGCAAACCtagctcgtcctcgactctGCCACTGTCCATTCGTACCAAAAGCCGGATGCGTGATCAGACCAGCTTCTCATCCGACAAAGGTTGGGGGTGCATGATCCGATCTGGGCAAAGCCTACTTGCCAATGCCATAGCCCTGTTGCAACTGGGACGAG CCTGGCGTCGGGGGGAGCGGCTAGACGATGAGCGCCGTATTGTCAACATGTTTTCTGATGACTCTCGAGCCCCGTACTCGATCCACAACTTTGTCCGTCATGGTGCTGCTGCCTGTG CTCTCGTTAATGCTCATGAACCTTCACTCAGAGTTTACTCAACTGGCGACGGCCCTGATGTCTATGTGGACAAGTTTATGCAGGTTGCCAAGCCGAATGGCAGTGTTTTCCACCCGACGATCATCCTGGTAGGAACTCGCTTGGGTATTGACAAAATAACACCCGTGTACTGGGAGGCCCTCATTGCAACACTCCAGATGCCGCAATCCTTAGGCATAGCTGG TGGCcgaccgtcctcgtcataCTACTTTGTTGGCGCTCAGGGATTGTTTCTATTTTACCTCGATCCCCATCATACGAGGCGAGCCTTGCCTTACTACCCTGACCCGAAACAGTACACTACTGAAGAAGTCGAATCTTGTCATACTTATCGGCTGCGCAATATCCATATCCGAGAGGTTGACCCGAGCATGCTGATTGGCTTTCTCATACGCACCGAGGACGACTGGTTGGACTGGCGTCGTTGCGTAGACCATGTCCAAGGCAAGGCCATTATCCATGTGACTGACCATGATCCAACGACTCAAGTCTCATCTGGCCCGAGAAGCGCTGCAGTTGATGAAGTGGAGCCATTAAGcagcgatgatgacgataATGATACCGTTCTTTTGGTGTAG
- a CDS encoding histone H2B yields MPPKAADKKPASKAPATASKAPEKKDAGKKTAASGEKKKRSKTRKETYSSYIYKVLKQVHPDTGISNRAMSILNSFVNDIFERVATEASKLAAYNKKSTISSREIQTSVRLILPGELAKHAVSEGTKAVTKYSSSTK; encoded by the exons ATGCCCCCCAAAGCCGCAGACAAGAAGCCAGCCTCCAAGGCTCCCGCCACCGCGAGCAAGGCCCCCGAGAAGAAAGATGCTGGCAAAAAGACTGCTGCTTCtggcgagaagaagaagcgtTCCAAGACGCGCAAGGAGACCTATAGCTCGTACATTTACAAGG TCTTGAAGCAAGTCCACCCCGACACTGGTATCTCCAACCGGGCCATGTCTATCCTTAATTCCTTTGTCAATG ATATTTTCGAGCGCGTCGCCACAGAGGCGTCCAAGCTGGCTGCGTACAACAAGAAATCCACCATTTCCTCGCGGGAAATACAGACATCTGTCCGTCTGATTTTACCCGGTGAGCTGGCCAAGCACGCTGTCTCCGAGGGTACCAAGGCCGTCACCAAGTATTCCTCTTCCACGAAGTAA
- a CDS encoding putative histone h2a protein: MTGGKSGGKASGSKNAQSRSSKAGLAFPVGRVHRLLRKGNYAQRVGAGAPVYLAAVLEYLAAEILELAGNAARDNKKTRIIPRHLQLAIRNDEELNKLLGHVTIAQGGVLPNIHQNLLPKKTGKSGKNASQEL, from the exons ATGACCGGTGGAAAGTCTGGTGGCAAGGCCTCTGGCTCCAAGAATGCTCAATC CCGTTCCTCCAAGGCCGGCCTTGCATTCCCTGTTGGCCGTGTCCATCGACTGCTGCGGAAAGGAAACTACGCACAGCGCgttggcgccggcgccccTGTATACTTAGCTGCCGTGCTCGAGTACTTGGCTGCTGAAATTCTCGAGCTTGCCGGCAATGCTGCTCGAGACAACAAGAAGACCCGTATCATCCCCCGCCACCTCCAGCTTGCCATCCGGAACGATGAGGAGTTGAACAAGCTCCTGGGTCATGTTACTATCGCGCAAGGTGGTGTCTTGCCCAACATTCACCAAA ACCTGCTGCCGAAGAAGACCGGTAAGAGCGGTAAGAATGCGAGCCAGGAGCTGTAA